In one Salipiger abyssi genomic region, the following are encoded:
- a CDS encoding uroporphyrinogen-III synthase, which translates to MAPPPPILLLTRPEPASRRFLAEIEAKGVTGFETVISPLIGIETTGPLPEMAGIRGAIFTSANGVRAYRALGGPVLPLCYTVGETTARAAAEAGFAPKSAGGNAGDLVAMIAAEAPEGPLLHLRGTHSRGQVAERLCQTGVATREAVIYDQPAQELSAEARAALDGESPVILPLFSTRSAAQFAKAPPGRAPLIVAAMSGDVSAALEALYVTRLEIPARPDAAHMRAVVIGLLRDGGALVQPHGSVKG; encoded by the coding sequence ATGGCCCCGCCCCCGCCGATCCTGCTGCTGACCCGCCCCGAGCCGGCGTCGCGGCGGTTTCTGGCGGAGATCGAGGCGAAGGGGGTCACGGGCTTCGAGACGGTGATCAGCCCGCTCATCGGGATCGAGACCACCGGGCCGCTGCCGGAGATGGCCGGCATCCGGGGCGCGATCTTTACCTCGGCCAATGGCGTGCGCGCCTATCGTGCGCTTGGCGGGCCGGTGCTGCCGCTCTGTTACACCGTGGGCGAGACCACGGCGCGCGCGGCGGCGGAGGCCGGGTTTGCGCCGAAAAGCGCCGGCGGCAATGCCGGCGATCTGGTCGCGATGATCGCGGCGGAGGCGCCGGAGGGCCCGCTGCTGCATCTGCGCGGGACCCATTCGCGCGGGCAGGTGGCCGAGCGGCTGTGCCAGACGGGTGTGGCAACGCGCGAGGCGGTGATCTACGATCAGCCTGCACAGGAATTGAGCGCAGAGGCCCGCGCGGCCCTCGATGGCGAGAGCCCGGTGATTCTTCCCCTTTTCTCCACGCGCAGCGCAGCCCAGTTTGCCAAGGCACCGCCGGGCCGCGCGCCGCTTATCGTCGCAGCGATGAGCGGGGATGTGTCAGCGGCGCTAGAGGCGCTATATGTGACTCGATTGGAAATTCCGGCGCGACCGGACGCGGCGCATATGCGCGCGGTCGTGATTGGTTTACTCAGAGACGGCGGGGCGCTTGTGCAGCCTCACGGGTCTGTGAAAGGTTAG
- the tsaD gene encoding tRNA (adenosine(37)-N6)-threonylcarbamoyltransferase complex transferase subunit TsaD codes for MPDPLILGLESSCDDTAAAVLRGREILSSVVMGQTELHAAFGGVVPEIAARAHAEKLDLAVEEAVSRAGVALADLDAVAVTAGPGLIGGVLSGVMLAKGLATGLGKPLLGVNHLAGHALTPRLTDGLAYPYLMLLVSGGHCQFLIARGPQEFTRLGGTIDDAPGEAFDKTARLLGLPQPGGPSVEEASKEADEKRFAFPRPLLDRPGCDLSFSGLKTALLRTRDKLVAEQGGLHETDRADLCAGFQAAVRDVLREKTRRALALYLAESPAAPAFAIAGGVAANKAIRAVLETLCAEDGVRFTAPPLALCTDNAAMIAYAGSELLAAGETADMTLAARPRWPLDRAAAPLLGSGKKGAKA; via the coding sequence ATGCCGGATCCCCTCATCCTCGGGCTGGAAAGCAGCTGCGACGACACCGCCGCCGCGGTGCTGCGCGGGCGCGAGATCCTGTCCTCGGTGGTCATGGGCCAGACCGAGCTGCACGCGGCGTTCGGCGGCGTGGTGCCCGAGATCGCCGCCCGCGCCCATGCGGAAAAGCTCGACCTCGCGGTGGAGGAGGCCGTGTCGCGCGCCGGCGTCGCGCTGGCCGATCTCGACGCGGTGGCGGTGACCGCCGGGCCGGGGCTGATCGGCGGGGTGCTGTCGGGCGTGATGCTGGCCAAGGGGCTGGCGACGGGGCTGGGCAAGCCGCTGCTGGGGGTGAACCACCTTGCCGGCCACGCGCTGACGCCGCGCCTCACCGACGGGCTGGCCTATCCCTATCTCATGCTGCTGGTCTCCGGCGGGCATTGCCAGTTCCTGATCGCGCGCGGGCCGCAGGAGTTCACCCGGCTCGGCGGCACCATCGACGACGCGCCGGGCGAGGCCTTCGACAAGACCGCGCGGCTCCTGGGCCTGCCGCAGCCGGGCGGGCCATCGGTCGAAGAGGCCTCGAAAGAGGCCGATGAGAAACGCTTTGCCTTCCCCCGCCCGCTGCTCGACCGGCCCGGCTGCGACCTGAGCTTTTCCGGCCTGAAGACCGCGCTTCTGCGCACCCGCGACAAGCTGGTGGCCGAACAGGGCGGGCTGCACGAGACCGACCGCGCCGATCTCTGCGCCGGGTTCCAGGCCGCCGTGCGTGACGTGTTGCGCGAGAAAACCCGCCGCGCGCTGGCGCTCTATCTCGCCGAAAGCCCCGCCGCACCCGCCTTTGCCATTGCCGGCGGCGTCGCCGCGAACAAGGCGATCCGGGCGGTGTTAGAGACACTTTGCGCCGAAGACGGCGTGCGCTTCACCGCCCCGCCGCTGGCGCTCTGCACCGACAATGCCGCGATGATCGCCTATGCCGGATCCGAGCTTCTGGCGGCGGGCGAGACCGCCGACATGACGCTCGCCGCCCGCCCGCGCTGGCCGCTCGACCGCGCCGCCGCCCCTTTGCTCGGGTCGGGCAAGAAGGGGGCCAAGGCATGA
- a CDS encoding NAD(P)H-dependent glycerol-3-phosphate dehydrogenase, producing MSVAILGAGAFGTALAVALASAGQAVTLWGRNAGTMARMRDTREAPRLPGIALPREITISAEIETVSQAQTLLLAVPMQTLSALLHDISAPLNGQRLVACCKGIDLGTGTGPSRVIAEAKPQAVPAVLTGPSFAADIARGLPTALTLACADAEIGHALQHQLSTPSLRLYRSTDVAGAELGGALKNVMAIACGACIGAGLGDSARAALMTRGFAEMTRFAVHYGAQPETLAGLSGLGDLALTCTSELSRNYRFGQALGRGESFDANVTVEGAATARAVTAIAQKRSLSLPISTAVAALVEQRATVAEVLQDLLSRPLKEE from the coding sequence ATGAGCGTCGCCATCCTCGGCGCCGGCGCCTTCGGCACCGCGCTGGCCGTCGCGCTGGCCTCTGCCGGGCAGGCCGTGACGCTCTGGGGCCGCAATGCCGGGACCATGGCGCGGATGCGCGACACCCGCGAGGCGCCACGCCTGCCGGGCATCGCTTTGCCGCGCGAAATCACGATCTCCGCCGAAATAGAGACGGTTTCGCAGGCGCAGACCCTGCTGCTCGCGGTCCCCATGCAAACGCTCTCCGCACTGCTGCACGACATCTCCGCCCCGCTGAACGGGCAGCGCCTTGTCGCCTGCTGCAAGGGCATCGACCTCGGCACTGGCACCGGCCCCTCGCGTGTGATCGCTGAGGCGAAACCGCAGGCGGTGCCCGCCGTGCTCACCGGTCCCAGCTTTGCCGCCGATATCGCGCGCGGCCTGCCCACCGCGCTGACGCTCGCTTGCGCCGATGCCGAGATCGGGCACGCGTTGCAGCATCAGCTTTCCACGCCATCCCTGCGGCTTTACCGCAGCACCGATGTCGCCGGGGCCGAGCTTGGCGGCGCGCTGAAAAACGTCATGGCCATCGCCTGCGGCGCCTGCATCGGCGCGGGTCTTGGCGACAGTGCCCGCGCCGCGCTGATGACGCGCGGCTTTGCCGAGATGACCCGCTTTGCGGTGCATTACGGCGCGCAGCCGGAAACGCTGGCCGGGCTCTCGGGACTCGGCGATCTGGCGCTGACCTGCACGTCGGAACTCTCGCGCAACTACCGCTTCGGCCAGGCGCTGGGGCGGGGCGAAAGCTTTGACGCCAATGTCACCGTCGAAGGCGCCGCCACCGCCCGCGCGGTCACCGCGATTGCGCAAAAACGCTCTCTCTCCCTGCCCATTTCCACCGCCGTCGCCGCGCTGGTCGAACAGCGCGCCACGGTGGCGGAGGTGTTGCAGGATCTGCTTTCACGACCGCTCAAGGAGGAATAA
- a CDS encoding YciI family protein, which yields MLVALIAKDKPGALQIRKDTREEHLAYIKATGVVSQAGPLLDDAGEMAGSLVILDVADMDAAQGWAENDPYAKAGLFESVELAAWKKVV from the coding sequence ATGCTCGTCGCTCTTATCGCCAAGGACAAACCCGGCGCGCTTCAGATCCGCAAGGACACCCGCGAAGAACATCTTGCCTATATCAAGGCGACCGGCGTCGTGTCGCAGGCCGGCCCGCTTCTGGACGATGCCGGCGAAATGGCCGGCAGCCTGGTGATCCTCGACGTGGCCGATATGGACGCGGCACAGGGCTGGGCCGAAAACGATCCCTATGCCAAGGCCGGGCTCTTTGAGAGCGTCGAGCTGGCGGCGTGGAAAAAGGTCGTCTGA
- a CDS encoding EVE domain-containing protein: MAYWLFKSEPSAWSWQDQVAKGDAGEEWDGVRNYQARNFMRQMAVGDRGFFYHSQTEKSVVGIVEVIAEAHPDSKADDARWECVDIKAVMPVKTPVTLDRIKSEPRLSEMALVRSARLSVQPVTEEEWRIVCEMAGVDP, translated from the coding sequence ATGGCCTATTGGCTGTTCAAATCCGAACCCTCGGCCTGGTCCTGGCAGGACCAGGTGGCCAAAGGCGATGCGGGCGAGGAATGGGACGGCGTCCGCAACTACCAGGCGCGGAACTTCATGCGTCAGATGGCGGTGGGCGACCGGGGGTTCTTTTATCACTCGCAAACCGAAAAATCGGTGGTCGGCATCGTCGAGGTGATCGCCGAGGCGCATCCCGACAGCAAGGCCGACGATGCGCGCTGGGAATGCGTGGACATCAAGGCGGTGATGCCGGTGAAAACCCCGGTGACGCTGGACCGGATCAAATCCGAGCCGCGCCTGTCGGAGATGGCGCTGGTGCGCAGCGCGCGCCTTTCGGTGCAGCCGGTGACCGAAGAGGAATGGCGCATCGTCTGCGAAATGGCGGGGGTCGATCCCTGA
- a CDS encoding DUF2853 family protein, whose product MGKRDELIAKYAEDLRGKCGMEPDMDLLTKVTIGCGPAIYNDDASTVAATQEGELETVKTNFLMKKLGLADGPELMDAINSVIETYGRSERNKYRAVVYYMLVKHFGKESVYA is encoded by the coding sequence ATGGGCAAGAGAGACGAGCTGATCGCGAAATACGCCGAGGATCTGCGCGGCAAGTGCGGCATGGAGCCGGATATGGACCTGCTGACCAAGGTGACCATCGGCTGCGGTCCGGCGATCTACAATGACGACGCCTCCACCGTCGCCGCCACGCAGGAAGGCGAGCTCGAAACGGTCAAGACCAACTTCCTGATGAAAAAGCTGGGCCTCGCGGATGGGCCGGAGCTGATGGACGCGATCAATTCGGTGATCGAAACCTATGGCCGCTCCGAGCGCAATAAATACCGCGCCGTGGTGTATTACATGCTGGTGAAGCATTTCGGAAAAGAGTCGGTCTACGCCTGA
- a CDS encoding universal stress protein, with protein sequence MSSETFVVAYEGDPEDPGVLDYAIARAKAEGARLLLVHILEWSPYSFLTPQELEERHGRRKQELARANETVMAPALAKCEAAGVTADGLIRYGQVVELIVEETKKAGASVIFVGRSGANAMAARVFGSVPLGLAQIAPVPTVIVP encoded by the coding sequence ATGAGTTCAGAGACATTCGTCGTTGCGTATGAAGGCGACCCGGAAGATCCCGGTGTGCTCGATTACGCGATCGCGCGCGCCAAGGCGGAGGGGGCGAGATTGCTGCTCGTCCATATCCTCGAATGGTCGCCATACTCCTTTCTCACACCGCAGGAGCTGGAAGAACGGCACGGTCGCCGGAAACAGGAACTGGCGCGCGCCAACGAGACGGTCATGGCCCCCGCGCTCGCCAAATGCGAGGCGGCGGGCGTCACCGCCGACGGGCTCATCCGCTACGGCCAGGTGGTCGAGCTGATCGTGGAAGAGACCAAGAAGGCCGGGGCCTCGGTGATCTTCGTGGGCCGTTCCGGCGCCAATGCCATGGCGGCGCGGGTGTTCGGCTCGGTGCCGCTGGGGCTTGCCCAGATCGCCCCCGTCCCCACCGTCATCGTCCCCTGA
- a CDS encoding alanine/glycine:cation symporter family protein: MFDRKTLALASGFALSGAAAQAQSIDETINNVVGAVTGPFVSFIFSPFPGTSFPWIVLWLVIAATIFTLYFAFVQFRAFPHSIALVSGKYSDPEDAGEVSHFQALATALSGTVGLGNIAGVAVAVSIGGPGATFWMILAGLMGMASKFTECTLGVKFRNEYEDGSVSGGPMYYLNKGMEQRGFAGLGKVLAIIFSIFCVFGALGGGNMFQANQAHAQITNITGDYPGWITGVIFAAIVFAVIIGGLKSIAQVTEKIVPFMGVLYVGTALIVILMNADQIGWAFGQIFDGAFTGAGVAGGLVGALIQGFKRAAFSNEAGVGSAAIAHSAVKTKEPITEGFVSLLEPLIDTVVICTMTALVIIITGVMQIDPETGNYIWNAELGRVETVGDVSGVALTSAAFGSALSWFPYMLAIAVILFAFSTMISWSYYGLKAWTYMFGEGKAQELSFKVLFCIFVIIGAAMNLGPVIDFSDASIFAMALINIIGLYFLMPIVKDELTSYSSRLKSGEIKRYA; this comes from the coding sequence ATGTTTGATCGAAAAACCCTGGCCCTGGCGTCCGGCTTTGCGCTTTCGGGCGCCGCCGCGCAGGCGCAATCCATCGACGAGACCATCAACAATGTCGTCGGCGCCGTCACCGGCCCCTTCGTGAGCTTCATCTTCTCACCTTTCCCCGGCACCTCCTTTCCATGGATCGTGCTCTGGCTGGTGATCGCAGCGACGATCTTCACCCTCTATTTCGCCTTCGTGCAGTTCCGCGCCTTCCCGCATTCCATCGCGCTGGTCTCGGGCAAGTATTCCGACCCGGAAGATGCCGGCGAGGTCAGCCATTTCCAGGCGCTGGCCACGGCGCTTTCGGGCACGGTGGGGCTCGGCAATATCGCGGGCGTCGCGGTGGCCGTCTCCATCGGCGGGCCCGGCGCCACCTTCTGGATGATCCTCGCGGGTCTGATGGGTATGGCGTCGAAATTCACCGAATGCACGCTCGGCGTGAAGTTCCGCAACGAATACGAAGACGGCTCGGTCTCGGGCGGGCCGATGTATTACCTCAACAAGGGCATGGAACAGCGCGGCTTTGCCGGGCTTGGCAAGGTGCTGGCGATCATCTTTTCGATCTTCTGCGTCTTTGGTGCGCTCGGCGGCGGCAACATGTTCCAGGCCAATCAGGCGCATGCGCAGATCACCAATATCACCGGCGACTATCCCGGCTGGATCACCGGTGTGATCTTTGCCGCCATCGTCTTTGCGGTGATCATCGGCGGGCTGAAGAGCATCGCGCAGGTGACGGAAAAGATCGTGCCCTTCATGGGCGTGCTCTATGTCGGCACGGCGCTGATCGTGATCCTGATGAATGCCGACCAGATCGGCTGGGCCTTCGGTCAGATCTTTGACGGTGCCTTCACCGGCGCGGGCGTGGCCGGCGGGCTGGTCGGGGCGCTGATCCAGGGCTTCAAGCGGGCGGCCTTCTCGAACGAGGCGGGCGTCGGCTCGGCGGCCATCGCGCATTCGGCGGTCAAGACCAAGGAGCCGATCACCGAAGGCTTCGTGTCGCTGCTGGAGCCCCTTATCGACACGGTGGTGATCTGCACCATGACAGCGCTGGTGATCATCATCACCGGGGTGATGCAGATCGACCCGGAGACCGGCAATTACATCTGGAACGCCGAACTGGGCCGGGTGGAAACCGTGGGCGACGTGTCGGGCGTGGCACTGACCTCGGCGGCCTTTGGTTCGGCGCTGTCCTGGTTCCCTTACATGCTGGCCATCGCGGTGATCCTCTTCGCCTTCTCGACGATGATCTCGTGGAGCTATTACGGGCTCAAGGCCTGGACCTACATGTTCGGCGAGGGCAAGGCGCAGGAGCTGAGCTTCAAGGTGCTGTTCTGCATCTTCGTGATCATCGGGGCGGCGATGAATCTCGGGCCTGTCATCGACTTCTCGGATGCCTCGATCTTCGCCATGGCGCTGATCAATATCATCGGGCTCTACTTCCTGATGCCGATCGTGAAGGACGAGCTGACGAGCTACAGTTCGCGGCTGAAATCCGGTGAGATCAAGCGCTACGCCTGA
- a CDS encoding esterase-like activity of phytase family protein, whose translation MRLSLCLLTIASGVAAPALAEEVFPATLAGHAYLPALSLVEPPADAPRDAWVSGKFTGGARNDMPMSVMGNVGKNYGGHETGIALPFIGQPVQGMSGFAMTPAADGSWYTLTDNGFGNKRNSPDALLFFHRMAPDFEAGTVERRETVFLRDPDRKVPFRIAYEGTESRYLTGADFDTESIQVLGEEVFIGDEFGPYLIRAGLDGVVKEVYATMLDGQELHGPDTYSVYVPASAGSDFQVQRSGGYEGMALQPGTDLLWAMLEKPILLDGGETEGPFLRVIQFDPNAGDWTGDSVKFALAEGATAIGDFNFIDETRALVIERDNGEGYAALACAEGAADTSACYPRPALVKNIVLVDTSDVDSDGYMRRIGHIDLLDIADPDGKAIAGLAPEEGPFTFPFFTIEDVVRVDETHILVANDNNLPFSGGREIGKAAHNEFILLSVPELLAAE comes from the coding sequence ATGCGTCTTTCGCTCTGTCTTCTCACAATCGCTAGTGGTGTCGCCGCGCCCGCGCTGGCCGAAGAGGTCTTTCCCGCCACGCTCGCCGGCCACGCCTATCTTCCGGCGCTGTCGCTGGTCGAGCCGCCCGCCGATGCGCCGCGCGACGCCTGGGTGTCGGGCAAGTTCACCGGCGGTGCCCGAAACGACATGCCGATGAGCGTCATGGGCAATGTGGGCAAAAATTACGGTGGCCACGAGACCGGCATCGCGCTGCCCTTTATCGGTCAGCCGGTGCAGGGCATGTCGGGGTTCGCCATGACGCCTGCCGCGGACGGCAGCTGGTACACGCTCACCGACAACGGTTTCGGCAACAAGCGCAACTCGCCCGACGCGCTGCTGTTCTTCCACCGTATGGCACCGGATTTCGAGGCCGGCACCGTGGAGCGCCGCGAGACGGTGTTTCTGCGTGACCCGGACCGCAAAGTGCCGTTCCGCATCGCCTATGAAGGCACCGAGAGCCGCTATCTGACCGGCGCCGATTTCGACACCGAGTCGATCCAGGTGCTGGGTGAAGAGGTTTTCATCGGCGACGAGTTCGGCCCCTATCTCATCCGCGCCGGCCTCGACGGGGTGGTGAAGGAGGTCTACGCCACCATGCTCGACGGGCAGGAACTGCATGGGCCCGACACCTACAGCGTCTATGTGCCCGCCAGCGCCGGCAGCGATTTCCAGGTGCAGCGCTCGGGCGGCTACGAGGGCATGGCGCTTCAACCCGGCACGGATCTGCTCTGGGCGATGCTGGAAAAGCCCATCCTACTCGACGGAGGCGAGACCGAGGGACCGTTCCTGCGCGTGATCCAGTTCGATCCGAACGCGGGCGACTGGACCGGCGATAGCGTGAAATTCGCGCTTGCCGAAGGCGCCACCGCCATCGGTGATTTCAACTTCATTGATGAGACCCGCGCGCTGGTGATCGAGCGTGACAATGGCGAAGGCTACGCGGCGCTGGCCTGTGCCGAGGGGGCGGCGGATACCTCCGCCTGCTATCCGCGCCCGGCGCTGGTGAAGAACATTGTGCTGGTGGATACTTCGGATGTGGATTCGGACGGCTATATGCGCCGCATCGGTCATATCGACCTGCTCGACATCGCCGATCCGGACGGCAAGGCCATCGCCGGTCTGGCACCGGAAGAGGGCCCGTTCACCTTCCCGTTCTTCACCATCGAGGATGTGGTGCGGGTGGACGAGACTCACATTCTGGTCGCCAATGACAACAACCTGCCCTTCTCGGGCGGGCGCGAGATCGGCAAGGCCGCACATAACGAGTTCATCCTGCTCTCGGTACCGGAGCTGCTGGCGGCGGAATGA
- a CDS encoding ketopantoate reductase family protein: MRIIIHGVGAIGGVVGAALALSGQEVLGIARGRMLDAIRDKGIALVSVNGRQETSFPCVAHPSEIDFRPDDIVLLCVKGQDSVAALEALRAAGLRDQALFCCQNGVVNERVALRYFPNVHGVTVMLPGTYIEPGEVITHGAPCYGMFETGRVPGGTDAADLALKQALERANIACFPSEAVMESKYGKLLLNLGNTVDALLPQGAEQAPFTKRLVAEAKTVLRAAGIVWRDVGMDDPRRNEFMRVVPLEGAARAGSSTRQSLARGAGSVETDYLNGEIALLGRLHGVPAPLNARMAVLAAELVAAGKGAGGMSVEELEAALVA, encoded by the coding sequence ATGCGGATCATCATTCACGGGGTTGGCGCCATCGGTGGCGTCGTGGGCGCAGCGCTGGCACTGTCGGGGCAGGAGGTGCTGGGCATCGCGCGCGGGCGGATGCTCGACGCGATCCGGGACAAGGGCATTGCGCTCGTCAGCGTTAACGGGCGCCAGGAGACCAGCTTTCCCTGCGTGGCACACCCGTCAGAGATCGACTTCCGGCCCGACGATATCGTGCTGCTCTGCGTCAAGGGGCAGGACAGTGTCGCCGCGCTCGAAGCGCTGCGCGCCGCGGGGCTGCGCGATCAGGCGCTGTTCTGCTGTCAGAACGGCGTGGTGAACGAGCGTGTGGCGCTGCGCTATTTCCCCAATGTGCATGGCGTGACGGTGATGCTGCCCGGCACCTATATCGAGCCCGGCGAGGTGATCACCCATGGCGCCCCCTGCTACGGCATGTTCGAGACCGGGCGCGTGCCGGGCGGCACCGATGCGGCGGATCTTGCGCTGAAGCAGGCGCTGGAGCGGGCCAATATCGCCTGTTTCCCGTCCGAGGCGGTGATGGAGAGCAAATACGGCAAGCTGCTGTTGAATCTCGGCAATACGGTCGATGCGCTGCTGCCGCAGGGCGCCGAGCAGGCGCCGTTTACTAAGCGGCTGGTCGCCGAGGCCAAGACGGTGCTGCGCGCGGCGGGGATCGTCTGGCGCGATGTCGGCATGGACGATCCCCGCCGCAACGAATTCATGCGGGTGGTGCCGCTGGAAGGCGCTGCGCGCGCCGGCAGCTCGACCCGGCAGAGCCTGGCGCGCGGGGCGGGCAGCGTCGAGACCGATTACCTCAATGGCGAGATCGCTCTGCTGGGCCGGCTGCACGGCGTGCCCGCGCCGCTCAACGCGCGCATGGCGGTGCTGGCGGCGGAGCTGGTGGCCGCAGGCAAGGGCGCTGGCGGCATGAGCGTGGAGGAGCTCGAAGCGGCGCTGGTGGCCTGA
- the ahcY gene encoding adenosylhomocysteinase, producing the protein MAQDYIVKDIALAEFGRKELDIAETEMPGLMACRAEFGEDQPLKGARIVGSLHMTIQTACLIETLVALGADVRWASCNVFSTQDHAAAAIAAGGTPVFAIKGQSLEEHWDYLDKSFQFEDGPNMILDDGGDATLYVLLGARAEAGEDIIPVPQSEEEEVIKAQIKKRMEASPGWFTKVRDQIKGVSEETTTGVHRLYDLHKSGQLPFPAINVNDSVTKSKFDNKYGCKESLVDGIRRATDVMMAGKVAVVCGYGDVGKGSAASLAGAGARVKVTEADPICALQAAMDGFEVVRLEDVVGSADIFITTTGNKDVIRIEHMREMKDMAIVGNIGHFDNEIQVAALKNHKWTNIKDQVDMIEMPSGSRLILLSEGRLLNLGNATGHPSFVMSASFTNQTLAQIELWKNGENYENKVYILPKHLDEKVARLHLDRIGVKLTQLSPEQAAYIGVTPEGPFKPEHYRY; encoded by the coding sequence ATGGCACAGGACTATATTGTCAAAGACATCGCGCTGGCCGAGTTCGGCCGCAAAGAGCTGGATATCGCTGAAACCGAGATGCCGGGCCTGATGGCCTGCCGCGCCGAGTTCGGCGAAGACCAGCCGCTGAAGGGCGCGCGCATTGTCGGCTCGCTTCACATGACCATCCAGACGGCCTGCCTGATCGAGACGCTGGTGGCGCTGGGCGCCGATGTGCGCTGGGCCTCCTGCAACGTCTTCTCCACTCAGGACCACGCGGCGGCGGCCATCGCTGCGGGCGGCACACCGGTTTTCGCGATCAAGGGCCAGAGCCTTGAGGAGCACTGGGATTATCTCGACAAGTCCTTCCAGTTCGAGGACGGGCCCAACATGATCCTCGACGATGGCGGCGACGCCACGCTCTACGTGCTGCTGGGCGCCCGCGCCGAGGCCGGCGAAGACATCATCCCGGTGCCGCAATCGGAGGAAGAAGAGGTCATCAAGGCGCAGATCAAGAAGCGGATGGAGGCGAGCCCGGGCTGGTTCACCAAGGTGCGCGACCAGATCAAGGGCGTCTCCGAGGAAACCACCACCGGCGTGCATCGTCTCTACGATCTGCACAAGAGCGGCCAGCTGCCGTTCCCGGCGATCAATGTGAACGACTCTGTCACCAAGTCGAAATTCGACAATAAATACGGCTGCAAGGAATCGCTGGTCGACGGTATCCGCCGCGCCACCGACGTGATGATGGCAGGCAAGGTCGCCGTGGTCTGCGGTTATGGCGATGTGGGCAAGGGCTCGGCCGCGTCGCTGGCGGGCGCCGGCGCGCGCGTCAAGGTGACCGAGGCCGACCCGATCTGCGCGCTTCAGGCGGCGATGGACGGGTTCGAGGTGGTGCGTCTGGAAGACGTGGTCGGCAGCGCCGATATTTTCATCACCACCACCGGCAACAAGGACGTGATCCGCATCGAGCATATGCGCGAGATGAAGGACATGGCCATCGTCGGCAATATCGGCCATTTCGACAACGAAATTCAGGTCGCGGCGCTGAAGAACCACAAATGGACCAATATCAAGGACCAGGTGGACATGATCGAGATGCCCTCGGGTTCGCGTCTGATCCTGCTCTCCGAAGGCCGCCTGCTGAACCTCGGCAACGCCACGGGCCACCCGTCCTTTGTGATGTCGGCGTCGTTCACCAACCAGACGCTCGCTCAGATCGAGCTGTGGAAGAACGGCGAGAATTACGAGAACAAGGTCTATATCCTGCCCAAGCATCTCGATGAAAAGGTCGCGCGCCTGCATCTGGACCGCATCGGCGTGAAGCTGACCCAGCTCTCGCCCGAGCAGGCCGCCTATATCGGTGTCACGCCGGAAGGCCCGTTCAAGCCCGAGCATTACCGTTATTGA
- a CDS encoding FkbM family methyltransferase has product MRQHAGDGDIIHAGTFFGDFLPALSAAMAPERRIWAFEPNPGNYEAACKTIALNALANVTLTNAALSNREETVLFRTRDEDGKSLGGLTHFVTEEGPGVEPVEAVMLDFTVPLGRRVTILQLDVEGHEKQALRGAWHLIHRWQPILILENLGQERWIQRTFRGLGYQQIGKLHGNFVYACMPMTL; this is encoded by the coding sequence ATGCGCCAACACGCCGGCGATGGCGACATCATCCACGCGGGCACCTTCTTTGGCGATTTCCTGCCGGCACTGTCCGCCGCGATGGCCCCGGAGCGCAGGATCTGGGCCTTCGAGCCCAATCCCGGCAACTACGAAGCCGCCTGCAAGACCATCGCCCTGAACGCTCTGGCGAACGTGACGCTGACCAATGCCGCGCTGTCCAACCGCGAGGAAACCGTGCTGTTCCGCACCCGCGACGAGGACGGCAAGAGCCTGGGCGGCCTGACGCATTTCGTCACCGAAGAGGGGCCGGGCGTCGAGCCGGTAGAGGCGGTCATGCTGGATTTCACCGTTCCGCTTGGCCGCAGGGTGACGATCCTGCAACTTGACGTGGAGGGACACGAAAAGCAGGCGCTGCGTGGCGCCTGGCATCTGATCCATCGCTGGCAGCCGATCCTGATCCTGGAAAATCTCGGACAGGAGCGCTGGATCCAGCGCACGTTCCGTGGCCTGGGGTATCAACAGATCGGCAAGCTGCATGGCAATTTCGTCTATGCCTGCATGCCGATGACGCTCTGA